Proteins encoded by one window of Winogradskyella sp. PG-2:
- a CDS encoding isoprenyl transferase: MSLKEQLNKEKLPNHVAIIMDGNGRWAKQQGFMRVIGHENGTKSVRQTVEASAELGIKNLTLYAFSTENWNRPKLEVQTLMKLLVKSLKKEIKTLQDNNIKLSAIGCLGDLPKKAHQELLDVIEKTKNNTNMTLTLALSYGSREEIVNVIKELSLKVKNNIISTESIDESIINKHLYTQNLPDVDLLIRTSGEHRISNFLLWQIAYAELYFTDILWPDFKKENLYEALINYQNRERRFGKTSEQLT; encoded by the coding sequence ATGAGTCTTAAAGAACAATTAAACAAAGAGAAACTTCCCAACCATGTAGCAATTATAATGGATGGAAATGGTCGTTGGGCAAAACAACAAGGCTTTATGCGTGTTATTGGCCATGAAAATGGCACAAAATCAGTAAGGCAAACTGTTGAAGCAAGCGCAGAATTAGGTATAAAAAACTTAACCTTATATGCCTTTTCTACAGAAAATTGGAATAGACCAAAGCTAGAAGTACAAACTTTAATGAAACTTTTAGTAAAATCATTAAAGAAAGAAATAAAAACTCTACAAGACAATAACATAAAGTTATCTGCTATTGGGTGTCTAGGTGATTTACCAAAAAAGGCCCATCAAGAACTTTTAGATGTTATAGAAAAGACAAAAAATAATACGAATATGACATTAACCTTGGCATTAAGCTATGGATCTCGTGAAGAAATTGTTAATGTTATTAAAGAATTATCACTTAAAGTTAAAAATAATATAATTTCTACAGAAAGTATTGATGAATCCATTATTAATAAGCATCTTTACACGCAAAATTTACCAGATGTTGACTTACTTATTCGCACAAGTGGTGAACATCGTATAAGTAACTTTTTGCTTTGGCAAATAGCTTACGCAGAATTATATTTTACAGATATTTTATGGCCAGATTTTAAAAAAGAGAATCTATATGAAGCGCTAATAAATTATCAAAATAGAGAACGAAGATTTGGAAAAACAAGCGAACAACTCACCTAA
- the murI gene encoding glutamate racemase translates to MMKTPIGIFDSGIGGTSIFKEIHTLLPNENIIYLADSRNAPYGNKSQEEILQLCIKNTELLIRKNCKLIVVACNTATTNAITYLRTNYEVPFIGIEPAIKPAALNTQTKTIGILATKGTLSSHLFHKTTDLYASGIKVIEQVGEGIVPLIENAMLDSIEMETLLDRYLEPMLAQNIDFLVLGCTHYPYLIPMLSKMLPEHVKIIDSGLAVAKQTETVLASNKLLITSNNKASIYLYSNGNIQVLNTILKNQFDTAYLDF, encoded by the coding sequence TTGATGAAAACACCTATTGGTATATTCGATTCTGGTATTGGAGGTACATCTATCTTTAAGGAGATTCATACCCTTCTACCAAATGAAAACATCATCTATTTAGCCGATAGTAGAAATGCACCTTATGGCAATAAGTCTCAAGAAGAAATTCTTCAACTGTGCATAAAAAACACAGAACTACTCATTAGAAAAAACTGTAAACTTATTGTTGTTGCATGCAATACAGCAACAACAAATGCTATAACCTATCTGAGAACCAATTATGAGGTTCCTTTTATTGGTATTGAGCCAGCTATCAAACCTGCAGCACTAAATACGCAAACCAAAACTATAGGCATATTAGCTACTAAAGGAACGTTAAGTAGCCATTTATTCCACAAAACAACGGATTTATATGCAAGCGGTATAAAAGTAATTGAACAAGTAGGAGAAGGTATTGTGCCATTAATTGAAAATGCAATGTTAGACTCTATAGAAATGGAGACACTTTTAGACCGCTATTTAGAACCCATGTTAGCGCAAAATATTGATTTCCTAGTCTTAGGATGCACACATTACCCTTACCTTATTCCAATGCTGTCTAAAATGCTTCCTGAGCATGTAAAGATTATTGATTCTGGATTAGCTGTTGCTAAACAAACTGAGACTGTTTTAGCTTCGAATAAATTATTAATTACCTCTAATAATAAGGCATCAATTTATCTATATTCTAATGGTAATATTCAAGTACTTAACACTATACTAAAGAATCAATTCGATACTGCATATTTAGATTTTTAG
- a CDS encoding OmpH family outer membrane protein, with protein sequence MKHLKTLLFATALFIGATSFSAAQGKLAHINTQELIEAMPAYAKAQAEIKQMGETYEAEIQGSLKELEKKLAQYNAEAESQTQEENTKRMQEVEGIKQSIGQFQQQAQKDLEEKRFNMLKPITEEAKAAIEKVATAQGIQYVFEAGGLIIAKGKNLLDDVKAELKI encoded by the coding sequence ATGAAACATTTAAAAACTTTACTATTTGCAACCGCACTTTTTATTGGAGCTACTAGTTTTTCAGCTGCACAAGGTAAACTTGCACATATTAATACACAGGAACTTATAGAAGCAATGCCAGCATACGCTAAGGCACAAGCAGAGATTAAGCAAATGGGGGAAACCTATGAAGCTGAAATACAAGGTTCACTTAAAGAACTAGAGAAAAAATTAGCACAATATAATGCTGAAGCTGAGTCACAAACTCAAGAAGAGAATACGAAACGTATGCAAGAAGTAGAAGGTATTAAACAAAGTATCGGACAATTTCAGCAGCAAGCGCAAAAAGACTTAGAAGAAAAAAGATTTAATATGCTTAAGCCAATTACAGAAGAGGCTAAAGCTGCAATTGAAAAAGTAGCTACTGCACAAGGTATACAATATGTATTCGAAGCTGGTGGTTTAATTATAGCAAAAGGTAAAAATCTTTTAGATGATGTTAAAGCAGAATTAAAGATCTAA
- a CDS encoding gamma carbonic anhydrase family protein, with protein sequence MSIIKPVNGNRPQIPEDCFVAENATIVGDVTMGKQCSIWFSAVIRGDVHYIRMGDKVNVQDGAIIHATYQKSPTTIGNNVSIGHNAIVHGCTVKDNVLIGMGSIIMDDAVIESNSIIAAGAVVTQNTIVESGSIYAGVPAKKVKDISKELILGEIDRIANNYVKYSGWFKD encoded by the coding sequence ATGTCTATAATTAAACCAGTAAATGGTAATCGTCCGCAAATACCAGAAGATTGTTTTGTAGCAGAAAATGCAACTATAGTAGGAGATGTTACTATGGGGAAACAATGTAGTATTTGGTTTAGTGCCGTCATAAGAGGTGACGTACATTATATAAGAATGGGTGATAAGGTAAATGTTCAAGATGGTGCCATAATTCATGCTACCTATCAAAAGTCTCCGACTACGATTGGTAATAATGTGTCAATTGGGCACAATGCCATTGTACATGGTTGTACAGTAAAGGATAATGTGCTTATTGGTATGGGAAGTATTATAATGGATGATGCCGTTATAGAAAGTAATAGTATTATTGCAGCCGGTGCCGTTGTTACCCAAAACACTATAGTTGAATCTGGAAGTATTTATGCTGGTGTGCCAGCAAAAAAAGTAAAAGACATTAGTAAGGAATTGATTTTGGGAGAGATTGATCGTATTGCAAATAATTATGTGAAATACTCAGGTTGGTTTAAAGACTAA
- a CDS encoding OmpH family outer membrane protein, giving the protein MKYKVLFLLAIISLMSFNASAQRGVRIGYIDTEYILQNVPEYQEASTQLDKKVLKWKSEVEQKLSVIEQKKKELENESVLLTKELYEERLEDISFEEAEILDYQQKRFGPNGDLMIQKRQLIEPIQDQIFAAVQDIASTGKYDFVLDKSADVVMLYSAERYDLSERVLKTITRTSKRAQAKNKKERKALEDEAVVPVVSEEKDARQKALEERKATREAELAAKRAEREKAAEDRRKKQQELRDAKKREAEERRQKALDARKKKTSESNDKPEDTTAKAKTSVKIDSTKAKGTVKKDSTSAKKPLTAAEIKAKDRAERRKALEARKQKILDQRKKAREEREKQTKKNDSIAKARKKNKDN; this is encoded by the coding sequence ATGAAATATAAAGTTCTTTTTTTATTGGCAATAATAAGTCTGATGAGCTTTAATGCGAGCGCACAACGTGGTGTTAGAATTGGTTATATAGATACAGAATACATCTTACAAAATGTTCCAGAATATCAAGAAGCTTCGACGCAATTAGATAAGAAGGTTTTGAAATGGAAGTCTGAAGTAGAACAGAAATTAAGTGTAATTGAACAAAAGAAAAAAGAACTTGAAAATGAGAGTGTTCTATTAACAAAAGAATTATATGAAGAACGACTAGAAGATATTTCTTTTGAAGAAGCAGAGATTTTAGATTATCAACAAAAACGTTTTGGACCAAATGGAGATTTAATGATTCAAAAGCGTCAGTTGATAGAGCCTATACAAGATCAAATATTCGCAGCAGTGCAAGACATTGCATCAACAGGTAAATATGATTTTGTACTCGATAAGTCCGCAGACGTAGTAATGCTATATTCTGCAGAACGTTACGATTTGAGTGAGCGTGTATTAAAAACAATCACGAGAACATCTAAAAGAGCTCAAGCTAAAAATAAAAAAGAGCGTAAAGCTTTAGAAGATGAAGCTGTAGTACCTGTAGTTAGTGAAGAAAAAGACGCTCGGCAAAAAGCACTAGAAGAACGAAAAGCGACAAGAGAAGCTGAGTTAGCAGCAAAACGTGCAGAACGTGAAAAAGCTGCTGAGGATAGAAGAAAAAAGCAACAAGAGTTGAGAGATGCTAAAAAGCGTGAAGCTGAAGAGCGTCGCCAAAAAGCATTAGATGCCAGAAAGAAAAAAACGTCTGAAAGTAATGACAAACCTGAAGACACAACAGCTAAAGCTAAAACTTCTGTAAAGATTGATAGCACAAAAGCTAAAGGAACTGTTAAGAAAGATTCTACAAGTGCTAAAAAACCTTTAACAGCTGCAGAAATTAAAGCAAAAGACCGTGCCGAAAGACGAAAAGCACTAGAAGCCAGAAAACAAAAGATCTTAGATCAAAGAAAAAAAGCACGTGAGGAACGTGAAAAACAAACAAAAAAGAATGATTCTATAGCAAAGGCTAGGAAAAAAAATAAAGACAATTAA
- a CDS encoding LytR/AlgR family response regulator transcription factor: protein MKLNAILVEDEEKSREILRNYLTKYCPNISIVGEAANVEDALVLIRNNDLDVVFLDVEMPYGNAFDLLDKVGDINFETIFVTAYNHYAIEALNAHASYYLMKPISIDDLIKAVDYVTEIRVKEDALQDQVLVPKTNSVNGKITIPQQDGFEVIETADIMYCKADDNYTEIFLNTNKKKLVSKTLKYIEESLKDANFARVHKSYLVNVNEVVKYVKGKGGSVVLSNGKEIMVSASKKSDLLSYFK from the coding sequence ATGAAGTTAAATGCCATTTTAGTAGAAGATGAAGAAAAGAGTAGAGAGATTTTAAGAAATTATCTCACTAAATACTGCCCAAATATTTCAATTGTTGGTGAAGCAGCGAATGTAGAAGATGCGCTAGTTTTAATTAGAAATAATGATTTAGATGTTGTGTTTTTAGATGTAGAAATGCCCTATGGAAATGCTTTTGATTTATTAGACAAAGTTGGCGATATTAATTTTGAAACCATATTTGTTACAGCCTACAATCATTATGCTATTGAAGCTTTAAATGCTCACGCTTCCTATTATTTAATGAAACCAATTTCTATTGATGATTTAATAAAAGCTGTAGATTATGTTACTGAAATTAGAGTTAAGGAAGATGCATTACAAGACCAGGTTTTGGTACCAAAAACAAACTCGGTTAATGGTAAAATTACCATTCCACAACAAGATGGATTTGAGGTTATAGAAACAGCCGATATTATGTATTGCAAAGCTGATGATAATTATACAGAAATATTCTTAAATACTAATAAAAAGAAGTTAGTGAGCAAAACTTTAAAGTATATAGAAGAAAGCCTAAAAGATGCTAATTTTGCTAGAGTTCATAAAAGTTATTTGGTGAACGTCAATGAAGTGGTGAAATATGTAAAAGGTAAAGGTGGAAGTGTGGTTTTAAGTAATGGTAAAGAGATTATGGTCTCTGCTTCTAAAAAGTCTGATTTGTTATCTTATTTTAAATAA
- the bamA gene encoding outer membrane protein assembly factor BamA translates to MEKQANNSPNISVLKSIKTLICTVFFFTISFTSNSQVQGGEKYLIKEITVTGNTNFSAQTIIAYSKLRKDEEIQVGGEKIANAVKTLWKSNLFSSIDIYVTNIEGRNANLEINLIDLPELLDLTIEGVKKGRKDEIINENNLKTGQKITENLLATTKNFLTNKYKKKGFYNTKVNITTSQVIDSVEKERVNMFIKIDKGKKVKIKKITFDGNEKIKDKKLRKAMKNTKKKNPIRILKRSKYIEEDFKTDLVSVVDYYKENGYRDARILSDSITYVDDKTISLNIEVEEGEKYTFGKITFVGNTVYTDRQLAAILRIKEGDTYNGVELRERIADETNPDADDLTNAYQNFGYMFSTINPVEVSAEGNVIDMEIRISEGKPAYFNNVTVIGNDVTNDHVIYREIRTRPGELYSKAKIIRTIRELGQLGYFDAQQIAPNIKNPNPVDGTLDVEYSVVEQGSSQIQLQGGYGGGGFIGTLGLSFNNFAIKDIFKKEAYKPVPRGDGQSLALRLQASQFFQTYSFSFSEPWLGGKKPYQLSTSLSHSRQFLFNPTTRRADKSRRFNITGLTFGLSTRLSEPDDYFLLSQAVSYQHYDLQNYNTGLFTFGDGTSNNLSYTIGLSRNNLYTDPIFPTGGSSFSASAKFSFPYSLVNGVDYKALKEERDELDPTDADDLTRIGEIDQERFKWLEFYKIKFKVDWYTSLTKKLVLRPSMEFGFLGAYDNNRGIIPFERFFVGGDGLGNFALDGREVIQLRGYPNQSLSSQDGGSIYNKFSLELRYPITLGAQAKIYALSFLEAGQSVNDFKDFNPFDLQRSAGVGLRIFMPAFGLLGIDFGHAFDTLPDGSSPRKWETHFIIGQQF, encoded by the coding sequence TTGGAAAAACAAGCGAACAACTCACCTAACATATCAGTATTGAAATCAATTAAAACCCTTATTTGTACTGTATTCTTTTTTACAATTTCATTTACTAGTAATTCTCAAGTACAAGGTGGAGAAAAATATTTAATTAAAGAGATTACAGTTACTGGAAACACTAATTTTAGTGCACAAACTATAATTGCATACTCAAAACTTAGAAAAGATGAAGAGATACAAGTTGGTGGTGAAAAAATTGCCAATGCTGTAAAAACTTTATGGAAATCAAATCTGTTTAGTAGTATTGATATTTATGTTACTAATATCGAAGGTCGTAATGCAAACCTAGAAATCAACCTTATTGACTTGCCTGAACTTTTAGATCTTACTATTGAAGGTGTTAAAAAAGGAAGAAAAGACGAGATTATCAATGAGAATAATCTTAAAACCGGCCAGAAAATTACTGAAAACCTTCTTGCAACAACAAAAAACTTCCTTACCAATAAATATAAAAAGAAAGGTTTTTATAACACTAAAGTTAATATCACAACATCTCAAGTTATTGACTCTGTTGAGAAAGAACGTGTTAACATGTTTATAAAAATAGACAAAGGTAAAAAGGTAAAAATAAAGAAGATAACTTTTGACGGAAACGAAAAAATAAAGGACAAAAAGCTTCGTAAAGCAATGAAAAATACGAAGAAAAAGAATCCTATTCGTATTTTAAAACGTTCTAAATATATAGAAGAAGATTTCAAAACCGACCTCGTTAGTGTTGTTGATTATTACAAAGAGAATGGTTATAGAGATGCAAGAATTTTATCTGATTCCATAACTTATGTAGATGATAAAACTATAAGTTTAAATATCGAAGTAGAAGAAGGTGAAAAATATACATTTGGTAAGATAACCTTTGTAGGAAATACAGTTTATACAGATAGACAATTAGCCGCAATTCTTAGAATAAAAGAGGGTGATACTTATAATGGTGTAGAACTAAGAGAGCGCATTGCGGACGAGACGAATCCTGATGCTGATGATTTAACTAATGCTTACCAAAATTTTGGTTATATGTTCTCAACTATAAACCCTGTTGAGGTAAGTGCTGAAGGTAATGTTATTGATATGGAAATCCGTATCTCAGAAGGTAAACCTGCATACTTTAATAATGTAACTGTGATTGGTAATGATGTAACTAACGATCATGTAATCTACAGAGAAATAAGAACACGTCCTGGTGAATTATACAGTAAAGCAAAAATTATAAGAACAATAAGAGAACTTGGTCAACTTGGTTATTTTGATGCACAGCAAATAGCACCAAATATTAAAAATCCTAATCCTGTTGATGGGACATTAGATGTAGAATATTCTGTTGTAGAACAAGGTTCTAGTCAAATACAACTACAAGGTGGTTATGGTGGTGGAGGCTTTATTGGTACATTAGGATTATCCTTTAATAATTTTGCAATTAAAGACATTTTTAAGAAAGAAGCCTATAAACCTGTACCAAGGGGTGATGGTCAAAGTTTAGCGTTAAGATTACAGGCGAGTCAGTTTTTTCAAACCTATAGTTTTTCTTTTAGTGAACCTTGGTTAGGAGGTAAAAAACCTTATCAGCTATCAACATCACTTTCGCATTCAAGACAATTTTTGTTTAATCCGACAACTCGAAGGGCAGATAAAAGTAGGCGTTTTAATATTACAGGTCTAACTTTTGGTCTATCTACAAGGTTATCTGAGCCAGATGATTATTTCTTACTATCACAGGCAGTAAGTTACCAGCACTACGATTTACAAAATTACAATACTGGTTTATTTACATTTGGTGATGGTACGTCAAATAACTTATCATATACCATTGGTTTAAGTAGAAACAACTTATATACTGATCCTATATTTCCAACAGGCGGTTCTAGCTTTTCAGCTTCTGCAAAATTCTCATTTCCATACTCACTAGTAAATGGGGTTGATTACAAAGCTTTAAAAGAAGAAAGAGATGAACTAGATCCTACAGATGCAGATGATTTGACCCGTATTGGTGAAATTGACCAAGAACGCTTTAAATGGTTAGAATTTTACAAAATAAAATTTAAGGTAGATTGGTACACTTCATTAACAAAAAAGTTAGTGTTACGTCCAAGTATGGAATTTGGTTTCTTGGGTGCTTACGATAATAATAGAGGTATTATTCCATTTGAGCGTTTCTTCGTAGGAGGTGATGGATTAGGAAATTTTGCATTAGATGGTAGAGAAGTTATTCAGTTAAGAGGATATCCAAATCAATCTTTATCATCACAAGATGGTGGTTCGATTTATAATAAGTTTTCTCTTGAGTTACGTTATCCTATTACTTTAGGTGCACAAGCAAAGATTTATGCTTTATCATTTTTAGAGGCTGGTCAATCAGTTAATGATTTTAAAGATTTCAACCCTTTTGACCTTCAGAGATCTGCTGGTGTTGGGCTAAGAATTTTCATGCCAGCTTTTGGTTTATTAGGTATTGATTTTGGTCACGCCTTTGATACTTTACCAGATGGATCATCGCCACGAAAATGGGAAACACACTTCATAATCGGACAACAATTTTAA